A segment of the Cutaneotrichosporon cavernicola HIS019 DNA, chromosome: 6 genome:
CAGCGAGCCGACAGACGTGAGGAGCATGTTGTCGAGCATGAagccctcggcgacgagggcgaaTCCAGAGTACGCGTTCAGAacggtgacgaggacgggcaTGTCAGCGCCACCGATCGCTGCCGAGGTTGTCCAGCCCTGCAGGAAGCTGAGGAAGGTGTTGCCCAACAGGCAGCCGGCTGCGATAGCGGGCACGCCCGCGCCCATGGTAACAAAGGTGCCCATCGCTGCGAGGTTGGTGCCAATGATACCGGCGTTCATGATATGGCGACCGGGGAGAATCATGGGCTTCGAGCCCATCCGTCcagcgagcttggcgtacGCGACGATCGAGCCGGTGAAGGTGATGCCACCAATcaggacgccgaggtagGCGGCAGTGAGGCCCAGGGTGGTTGACGCGTGCTCGCTTCCCTGCAGCACGACAGCTGCGGAGGTCATGACGGCCGCGAGACCGACCACCGAATGCAACGCCGCGACAGTCTGGGGAAGAGCCATGGGAGAGACACGGCGGCCAATGGCGAggcctgcgccgccaccaATGGCGGTGAGCATGCCAACCTGCATGAGCTGCTCCTTGGTGAagccgacggcgaggaccgCAGTGAGCATGCCGACGAAGACGCCCAGGATGCCGAGAGAGTTACCAAGGCGGGCAGTAGCCTGGTGTCAGGTGGAACAGATGGCCGGAGTGCCAATGACACGCCATCATGGTTCACTCACCTGCGAGCTGAGACCAGTCAGAGCACCAATGCTGAGGAACGTCGCAATGGTGTAGCCGGCCTGCACGAGGCCGTCCTGACCCGACTGCCAAGCCCACAGAATACCCGCCGCAAAGAGTACCGCCGGCACACCGTAAAGCCACGCGTAGTCTGGTGGGTCACCAGGACGGCGGAACAGGTCGAGCATGCGCTTGGTGGTCAGGAAACCGCCGAAGATGTCTACCGTTAACCAAGGACGGCGGGGCAAGATTTACTCAGGTTAGCCAGGAGGACGGACGCCGCGCCAAGGTACTCGGGGAACGTGGTCGGGACGTAGCCGCCGCCGATGGCGTAGAGGCCACCGACACCGACAAGACCGGAAAGAGCGTTGGTAACAGCTAGTTGTCAGAGGAGGTACATGGCCTCAACGCACACATGAGGGGAGAGTGAAGAGCCGGGGTGACATTCCAGACCGCGTTGAAGCCGACAAGGCCGGCCAGACCGAAGGTGTTGAAGTTAAGCATGAACGCCGGACCAgtgagcttgccgagggcgagtgtgCCGCCGACCGCGCCCGTCGTCATACCGACGGTGCTCACAGCCTTCTGCCACGGCGTTTTCTCGATCTTGGGCTCTTCAACCCTGGGCGCGGGCTTTTTCGGAGCAacggccgcggcgggggCGGTTGTCGACTGCGGCGCAGGCCACATTACCTCCTTGTTGTACGTGACGAGGGCGCCGCGCACAACTTCATCCTTAAGGTTGACGTTGAAgcggccctcgccgccgatcTCCAGGAGgaactggtgtcagctgtcaCCTAGTGAGTGGCCAGCTATGCATACCTTGGTGATGTTGTTTGAGTAGAGGGTTGAGGACTGGGTCGGGAGACGCGATGGGAGGTCGGTGTAGCCGAGGATGGTCACGCCATTGGGAGTCACGACCTTCTCGCCTGGCTTGGTGAGCACACAGTTACCGCCAGTCTCGCcggcgagatcgacgaTGACCGACCCAGCTGCTGTTAGCGACAGCGTAACCTCATGGTCTCACGCTTCATAGCCCCGACATGGTTCTCGAAGAGAAGCTTGGGAGCTGGCCGCCCCGCTGAGGATCAGTTTCGATGCACAAAGACGAACGCACGGATCAGAGCAgtggtgatgatgatgtcAACATCCCGAGCCTGCTGGAGGAACAGGGCCATTTCAGCGTCGAGGAAAGCCTTCTGTCAGTCATCCCGATCGCCATAACTCACCTTGGACATCTCCTTTGCGTATCCGCCGGTACCCGAGCCATCCTCATCGATCTCGACCGTAAGGaactcggcgccgagcgacTCGACCTGCTCCTTAACCACGGGGCGCGTGTCGAAGCCACGCACGATGGCGCCCATGCGGCGCGCAGTCGAAATGGCTGACAAACCGGCGACACCACCGCCGATGACAAGGACCTTGGCAGGGGGAATCTTTCCGGCAGCAGTCACCTGACCCGTGAAGAAGCGCCCAAACTCGTTACCTGCCTCTAGCACGGCGCGGTATCCGGCCGTATTGGCCATCGAGCTCAGAGCGTCAAAGGTCTGGGCGCGCGATGTGCGCGGGATC
Coding sequences within it:
- a CDS encoding uncharacterized protein (4TM region of pyridine nucleotide transhydrogenase, mitoch), with amino-acid sequence MQAVGADCRRIRLAPVRQLAFAAKRSLHRSSVLHNEATEQAPGIPYQDLTVGIPRETYPSENRVAVTPAGVATLLKKGFGRVLVQRGSGVGANFPDDAYAAAGAVIADEIKADITLKVRPPTLEQVAALSADSTLISFLYPAVNKDLVEGLRKGGVNSFAMDAIPRTSRAQTFDALSSMANTAGYRAVLEAGNEFGRFFTGQVTAAGKIPPAKVLVIGGGVAGLSAISTARRMGAIVRGFDTRPVVKEQVESLGAEFLTVEIDEDGSGTGGYAKEMSKAFLDAEMALFLQQARDVDIIITTALIPGRPAPKLLFENHVGAMKPGSVIVDLAGETGGNCVLTKPGEKVVTPNGVTILGYTDLPSRLPTQSSTLYSNNITKFLLEIGGEGRFNVNLKDEVVRGALVTYNKEVMWPAPQSTTAPAAAVAPKKPAPRVEEPKIEKTPWQKAVSTVGMTTGAVGGTLALGKLTGPAFMLNFNTFGLAGLVGFNAVWNVTPALHSPLMSVTNALSGLVGVGGLYAIGGGYVPTTFPEYLGAASVLLANLNIFGGFLTTKRMLDLFRRPGDPPDYAWLYGVPAVLFAAGILWAWQSGQDGLVQAGYTIATFLSIGALTGLSSQATARLGNSLGILGVFVGMLTAVLAVGFTKEQLMQVGMLTAIGGGAGLAIGRRVSPMALPQTVAALHSVVGLAAVMTSAAVVLQGSEHASTTLGLTAAYLGVLIGGITFTGSIVAYAKLAGRMGSKPMILPGRHIMNAGIIGTNLAAMGTFVTMGAGVPAIAAGCLLGNTFLSFLQGWTTSAAIGGADMPVLVTVLNAYSGFALVAEGFMLDNMLLTSVGSLIGASGSILSYIMCKAMNRSLANVIFGGIGTTTSTTDTTKGLTVSKTTIEDTVEALKDSDSVVIVPGYGMAVAKAQYSIAEMVNELRAAGKEVRFGIHPVAGRMPGQCNVLLAEAGVPYDIVLEMDEINDDFGDVDTVLVIGANDTVNPIALEPDSPIAGMPVLQVWNAKNVVVMKRGMSAGYAEVPNPLFYYPNTKMLFGDAKGTCEGLASGLKEKKE